Proteins encoded together in one Deltaproteobacteria bacterium window:
- the cysQ gene encoding 3'(2'),5'-bisphosphate nucleotidase yields the protein MEVYESGRFGVTSKDDERSSPLTLADLAANRVIIEGLSRLSPQLPVLSEECREVPYAERSRWERFWLVDPLDGTKEFLKRSDEFTVNIALVEGRSPVFGVVFAPARSLLYYGLRGRGAFRVSGAGRPEPIRTAPYEPGGPIRIVASRSHRSAGLDAFLQRLGDVRALSIGSSLKFCLVAEGSAHLYPRLGPTMEWDTAAAQAVVEAAGGLVTDLARRPLACNKPNLLNPSFMASGVPSPPWWDHVETKPE from the coding sequence ATGGAGGTCTACGAGAGCGGCCGTTTCGGCGTCACGAGCAAGGACGACGAGCGCTCCTCACCGCTCACGCTTGCGGACCTGGCGGCAAACCGCGTCATAATCGAGGGGCTCTCGCGCCTGTCGCCGCAGCTTCCGGTCCTCTCCGAGGAGTGCCGGGAGGTCCCCTACGCTGAGCGCTCGCGGTGGGAGCGGTTCTGGCTCGTCGATCCCCTTGACGGCACCAAGGAGTTCCTGAAGCGGAGCGACGAGTTCACCGTCAACATAGCGCTCGTCGAGGGCCGAAGCCCCGTCTTCGGCGTCGTCTTCGCCCCGGCCCGCTCGCTTCTCTACTACGGCCTCAGGGGGCGCGGCGCCTTCAGGGTCTCGGGCGCGGGCCGGCCCGAACCGATACGCACGGCCCCGTACGAGCCCGGCGGGCCTATCCGTATCGTGGCCTCCAGGAGCCACCGCAGCGCCGGGCTCGATGCCTTTCTCCAGAGGCTCGGCGACGTCAGGGCCCTGAGCATCGGAAGCTCGCTCAAGTTCTGCCTCGTCGCCGAGGGGTCGGCCCACCTCTACCCCCGCCTCGGTCCCACCATGGAGTGGGACACGGCGGCGGCCCAGGCCGTGGTCGAGGCCGCCGGCGGCCTCGTAACCGATCTTGCCCGAAGGCCCCTTGCCTGCAACAAACCGAACCTGCTCAATCCCTCCTTCATGGCCAGCGGCGTGCCTTCACCGCCCTGGTGGGACCATGTGGAGACGAAACCGGAGTGA
- a CDS encoding bifunctional sulfate adenylyltransferase/adenylylsulfate kinase: MTKLIEPYGGELKELVGGEEEAAEWRRRAVELACWDLSPRQLCDVEMLLCGGFSPLEGFMTSRDYDGVVERMRLADGTLWPVPVTLDVTEEFAAGLKPGSAVALRDPEGVLLAILEVEDLWKPDRAREAALVYGTEDCSHPGVNHVMKRSGPWYAGGRLRGVELPVHYDFKKLRDTPSQLRQRFSRLGWHRVVAFQTRNPMHRAHLELTLRAALSAEANLLIHPIVGLTQPGDIDYYSRVRCYEHILRRYPEQSTALSLLPLAMRMAGPREALWHAIIRRNYGCTHFIVGRHHASPGKNGAGEDFYGPYDAQELVARHEEEVGVAMVPFRELVYVEEKAGYVPADEVAPGETVRTISGTEFRRRLREGLDIPEWFSYPEVVEELRKTYPPRHRQGFTVFFTGLSGAGKSTIAKALMVKLLEIGGRPITLLDGDIVRKNLSSELGFSKEHRDLNILRIGFVAGEITKNGGIAICAPIAPYAETRRRVRELISGYGGFFEVYVSTSLEVCEARDRKGLYAKARAGIIKEFTGISDPYEAPVSPEMEIDTEECLPDEAAQKIILRLEKEGYIK, from the coding sequence ATGACGAAACTTATCGAGCCCTACGGCGGTGAGCTGAAAGAACTGGTGGGGGGCGAAGAGGAGGCGGCGGAGTGGAGGCGCCGGGCCGTGGAGCTTGCCTGCTGGGACCTCTCGCCCCGCCAGCTCTGCGACGTGGAGATGCTTCTGTGCGGCGGCTTCTCGCCGCTCGAGGGCTTCATGACGTCCAGGGACTACGACGGCGTGGTCGAGCGGATGCGCCTTGCCGACGGCACGCTCTGGCCCGTGCCCGTGACGCTGGACGTGACGGAGGAGTTCGCCGCGGGCCTGAAGCCGGGTTCGGCCGTTGCGCTGCGTGATCCCGAGGGCGTGCTCCTTGCGATCCTCGAGGTGGAGGATCTGTGGAAGCCCGACAGAGCCAGGGAGGCGGCGCTCGTATACGGCACGGAGGACTGCTCCCATCCCGGCGTCAACCATGTCATGAAGCGCAGCGGGCCGTGGTATGCGGGCGGCAGGCTGCGCGGCGTGGAGCTTCCGGTCCACTACGACTTCAAGAAGCTGCGCGATACGCCCTCGCAGCTGCGCCAGCGCTTCAGCCGGCTGGGCTGGCACCGCGTCGTGGCCTTCCAGACGAGAAACCCCATGCACCGCGCGCACCTGGAGCTTACGCTGCGGGCCGCCCTCTCGGCCGAGGCCAACCTGCTCATCCACCCCATAGTGGGGCTCACCCAGCCGGGCGACATAGACTACTACTCGAGGGTGCGCTGCTACGAGCACATACTGAGGCGCTACCCCGAGCAGAGTACGGCGCTCAGCCTCCTGCCCCTGGCCATGCGCATGGCCGGCCCGCGCGAGGCCCTCTGGCACGCCATCATCCGCAGAAACTACGGCTGCACCCACTTCATCGTGGGCCGCCACCACGCCTCGCCGGGGAAGAACGGGGCGGGGGAGGACTTTTACGGCCCCTACGACGCCCAGGAACTGGTGGCGCGCCACGAGGAGGAGGTGGGTGTTGCGATGGTCCCCTTTCGGGAGCTCGTCTACGTGGAGGAGAAGGCCGGCTACGTGCCGGCCGACGAGGTGGCCCCGGGCGAGACGGTGCGGACGATCTCGGGCACCGAGTTCAGAAGGAGGCTGCGCGAGGGGCTCGACATCCCGGAGTGGTTCTCCTACCCCGAGGTAGTCGAGGAGCTGAGGAAGACCTATCCGCCCAGGCACAGGCAGGGCTTCACCGTCTTCTTCACCGGCCTCTCCGGGGCCGGCAAGTCCACCATCGCCAAGGCCCTGATGGTAAAACTCCTCGAGATAGGAGGGCGTCCCATCACGCTGCTCGACGGCGACATCGTGCGCAAGAATCTGAGCAGCGAGCTCGGCTTCTCCAAGGAGCACCGCGACCTCAATATCCTCCGCATAGGTTTCGTGGCCGGTGAGATAACCAAGAACGGAGGCATAGCCATATGCGCCCCCATAGCCCCCTACGCCGAGACGCGCCGCCGGGTGCGCGAGCTCATAAGCGGCTACGGCGGCTTCTTCGAGGTCTACGTCTCCACCTCCCTCGAGGTCTGCGAGGCCCGTGACCGCAAGGGACTCTACGCAAAGGCGAGGGCCGGCATAATCAAGGAGTTCACCGGCATCAGCGACCCCTACGAGGCGCCGGTATCTCCGGAAATGGAGATCGACACGGAAGAATGCCTTCCCGACGAGGCGGCCCAGAAGATAATACTGCGGCTTGAGAAGGAAGGCTACATAAAGTAG
- a CDS encoding PEP-CTERM sorting domain-containing protein: MSTGYGRVPVGLPVWHSSCKLTEGKEREYLWLSRGETKSSLKVKKRGGQMKKMSFKGGFLGVTLLALLVGGLFTGRAEAYPFIETTGLVYPDFSAYPSPTLTGTTTLDVTYRFTVDTAAGGAQMKGLSLEFEGDVFVSVNSFTVASPSGWTITSSTSPAGNVYQIGSAGTTVPAGGVLVANANVTVNNWALFNAQHPTLYNPAGGSGADNAWTEGQIWGQSYYATDTLGGADGGSTAVPEPATLLLLGAGLVGASVVARAGRLRR, translated from the coding sequence ATGTCAACAGGTTACGGGCGCGTTCCCGTCGGTCTGCCGGTTTGGCACAGTAGTTGCAAACTAACAGAGGGTAAGGAACGCGAATACCTGTGGCTGTCTCGTGGAGAGACCAAATCGAGCCTGAAGGTAAAAAAGAGAGGTGGACAGATGAAAAAGATGTCTTTCAAGGGGGGTTTCCTCGGGGTGACGCTGCTGGCACTGCTGGTGGGCGGTCTCTTCACCGGGCGGGCCGAGGCCTATCCGTTCATCGAGACGACGGGTCTTGTGTACCCCGACTTCTCGGCCTATCCGTCACCGACGCTGACGGGGACGACGACGCTTGACGTTACCTACCGCTTCACCGTCGATACGGCCGCTGGAGGCGCCCAGATGAAGGGGCTGAGCCTCGAGTTCGAGGGTGATGTCTTCGTCTCGGTCAACAGCTTCACCGTCGCCTCTCCAAGCGGCTGGACCATCACCTCCTCGACGAGTCCTGCCGGTAACGTCTACCAGATAGGAAGCGCCGGCACGACCGTACCGGCCGGCGGGGTGCTCGTTGCCAACGCCAACGTGACGGTCAACAACTGGGCGCTCTTCAATGCCCAGCACCCGACGCTCTACAACCCGGCCGGCGGCTCGGGAGCCGACAACGCCTGGACCGAAGGTCAAATATGGGGTCAGTCCTACTACGCTACGGATACCCTCGGCGGTGCCGACGGCGGTTCCACTGCCGTGCCCGAGCCGGCAACGCTCCTTCTGCTCGGCGCCGGTCTCGTGGGCGCCTCGGTCGTGGCCCGCGCCGGGAGGCTGCGCCGATAG
- a CDS encoding DUF2130 domain-containing protein, with product MGPASPRACLAPVCGGVHFVCQQPACCIIMTYRAGCSPDDIAGTAAAVALVTAHPPGPVNPRNRHDRMAEDTVRCPQCGAEIRLTEAFYEQVRRSVKDELSAQAAEKARAIEAQREALRREREEVEAKRSELDRLVAERLAVERERMAASEKERAAELVRVELEDLEARNEEQARRLAEAQERELELRRRAREVEEREQRMRLEMERRLDEERARMMERLEEEHRLRDMEKDKKIADMLRTIEELRRKGEAGSEQGRGEVLELDLEAMLASRFPADSIEPVPKGVRGADVIQRVCDRAGNHCGAIVWETKRTKAWNDAWIEKLKDDQREVRAEIAVIVTETMPRDIGAFGLIDGVWVASVALAEPLAHVLRSGLLSLGAARRAAQGKGEKMEILYNYLSGPEFKQKVEAIVTTFAAMDADLAREKIAMERLWKKRARQIERVKMNTAAMYGDLQGIIGASLPELRGLELPGGEGDDEV from the coding sequence ATGGGACCCGCCTCACCCCGCGCTTGCCTCGCCCCCGTCTGCGGCGGCGTACATTTTGTTTGCCAACAGCCGGCCTGCTGTATTATCATGACATATCGGGCCGGCTGCTCTCCCGATGATATTGCGGGGACCGCCGCGGCCGTCGCCCTCGTGACGGCTCACCCTCCCGGCCCTGTAAATCCACGAAACCGACACGACAGAATGGCCGAAGACACCGTAAGATGCCCCCAGTGCGGCGCCGAGATACGCCTTACCGAGGCCTTCTACGAGCAGGTGCGCCGTTCCGTAAAGGACGAGCTCAGCGCCCAGGCGGCCGAGAAGGCGCGCGCCATCGAGGCGCAGAGGGAGGCGCTGCGAAGGGAGCGCGAGGAGGTGGAGGCGAAGCGAAGCGAGCTTGATCGGCTCGTGGCCGAGCGCCTCGCCGTTGAGAGGGAACGGATGGCGGCGAGCGAGAAGGAGAGGGCCGCCGAGCTGGTGCGGGTGGAGCTCGAGGACCTGGAGGCGAGAAACGAGGAGCAGGCCCGGCGGCTTGCCGAGGCCCAGGAGCGGGAGCTCGAGCTCAGACGGCGCGCCAGGGAGGTGGAGGAGCGCGAGCAGCGGATGAGGCTCGAGATGGAGCGGCGGCTCGACGAGGAGAGGGCCCGCATGATGGAGCGGCTGGAAGAGGAGCACAGGCTCAGGGACATGGAAAAGGACAAGAAGATCGCCGACATGCTCAGGACCATCGAGGAGCTGCGGCGCAAGGGCGAGGCCGGCTCCGAGCAGGGCCGCGGCGAGGTGCTCGAACTCGACCTCGAGGCCATGCTCGCTTCCCGCTTTCCGGCCGACTCCATCGAGCCCGTGCCCAAGGGGGTGCGGGGCGCCGACGTCATCCAGCGCGTCTGCGACCGGGCCGGCAACCACTGCGGGGCCATAGTCTGGGAGACGAAGAGGACCAAGGCCTGGAACGACGCCTGGATAGAGAAGCTCAAGGACGACCAGCGCGAGGTGCGGGCCGAGATCGCCGTCATAGTGACGGAGACGATGCCCAGGGATATCGGCGCCTTCGGGCTCATCGACGGCGTGTGGGTAGCGAGCGTGGCGCTCGCCGAGCCGCTGGCCCACGTGCTCCGCTCCGGGCTCCTGAGCCTGGGGGCGGCGCGCCGCGCGGCCCAGGGCAAGGGCGAGAAGATGGAGATCCTCTACAACTATCTCTCGGGGCCGGAGTTCAAGCAGAAGGTGGAGGCCATAGTGACGACCTTCGCCGCCATGGACGCCGACCTCGCCAGGGAGAAGATCGCCATGGAGAGGCTCTGGAAGAAGCGGGCGAGACAGATAGAACGGGTCAAGATGAACACGGCGGCCATGTACGGCGACCTCCAGGGTATTATCGGTGCGTCGCTTCCCGAGCTGCGGGGCCTTGAGCTGCCCGGAGGCGAGGGTGACGATGAAGTCTGA
- the cobM gene encoding precorrin-4 C(11)-methyltransferase — protein sequence MKSERPAGKVFFVGSGPGDPELITVRGRRLLEEAHLVVYAGSLVKERVLLYCRPEALVRNSASMTLGEIVDLMAAAALDGKLVVRLHSGDPTFYSAMGEQAAALAERGVPCEVVPGVSSAFASAARLRRELTLPGLTQTIILTRMAGRTPVPEAESLRSLAAHNATMCIFLSVAMIDDVAGELMAGGLAPETPVAVVHRATWEDELVVEGRLDEIASKVKEAGITRQAMIIVGRVLAARGAEASRLYDPAFGHGWRAGAEPGGRE from the coding sequence ATGAAGTCTGAGAGGCCGGCCGGAAAGGTCTTTTTCGTCGGCTCCGGCCCCGGCGACCCGGAGCTCATAACCGTCAGGGGACGGAGGCTTCTCGAAGAGGCCCATCTCGTCGTCTATGCGGGATCGCTCGTAAAGGAGAGGGTCCTCCTCTACTGCAGGCCCGAGGCGCTCGTGCGCAACAGCGCCTCCATGACGCTCGGCGAGATAGTCGATCTCATGGCGGCGGCGGCCCTGGACGGCAAGCTCGTGGTGAGGCTCCACAGCGGGGACCCCACCTTCTACAGCGCCATGGGCGAGCAGGCCGCGGCCCTTGCGGAGCGCGGCGTGCCCTGTGAAGTGGTGCCGGGCGTGAGCTCGGCCTTCGCCTCGGCCGCGAGGCTGCGCCGCGAGCTCACCTTGCCGGGGCTCACCCAGACGATAATACTTACCCGCATGGCCGGGAGGACCCCGGTGCCCGAGGCCGAGAGCCTGAGAAGCCTCGCGGCCCACAACGCCACCATGTGCATCTTCCTGAGCGTAGCCATGATCGATGATGTGGCCGGCGAGCTCATGGCCGGCGGCCTCGCGCCGGAGACACCCGTTGCCGTCGTCCACAGGGCCACCTGGGAGGACGAGCTGGTGGTGGAGGGCAGGCTCGACGAGATCGCCTCGAAGGTGAAGGAGGCCGGCATAACGCGCCAGGCCATGATCATCGTCGGCCGCGTTCTGGCGGCGCGGGGGGCCGAAGCGTCGAGGCTCTACGATCCCGCCTTCGGCCACGGCTGGCGCGCGGGCGCCGAGCCCGGCGGGCGGGAATGA
- a CDS encoding creatininase family protein yields the protein MIVNDATMKEFSAGLSACRTLAVPYGTVEAHGPHLPLGTDTLIICEVLAAAAKRVPMAVAPPVNYGVCTSTGPHAGTIGISPSTLRRLTADIVGDGHAKGFRNFLLISGHGGGLHCAAMKEAAEGLLRELEGALFSALCIYDLVHDEAARIAETENDSHAGEIETSLVMHLRPDLVKGTAAEQYPSLPKPYMVRDKVAYWPGAVWGDPSKASAEKGERLFSVMVGKVAALVEGFEGVDPR from the coding sequence ATGATCGTAAACGATGCGACGATGAAGGAGTTTTCGGCGGGTCTTTCGGCGTGCAGGACGCTTGCCGTCCCTTACGGCACGGTCGAGGCCCACGGCCCGCATCTGCCCCTGGGCACCGATACGCTCATCATCTGCGAGGTCCTCGCCGCGGCGGCCAAGAGGGTCCCCATGGCCGTGGCGCCGCCGGTGAACTACGGCGTGTGCACCTCCACCGGTCCCCATGCCGGGACCATAGGCATAAGCCCCTCGACGCTGCGGCGTCTCACGGCCGACATCGTCGGCGACGGCCATGCCAAGGGTTTCCGCAACTTCCTTCTCATATCGGGTCACGGCGGGGGGCTCCACTGCGCGGCCATGAAGGAGGCGGCCGAAGGACTCCTCCGCGAACTCGAGGGCGCGCTCTTCTCGGCGCTGTGCATATACGACCTCGTCCACGACGAGGCGGCGCGGATTGCCGAGACGGAGAACGACTCGCACGCAGGCGAGATCGAGACCTCCCTTGTCATGCATCTGCGGCCCGACCTCGTCAAGGGCACGGCCGCCGAGCAGTACCCCTCGCTTCCGAAGCCCTACATGGTGAGGGACAAGGTCGCCTACTGGCCCGGCGCCGTGTGGGGGGACCCGTCCAAGGCGTCGGCCGAGAAGGGGGAGCGGCTCTTTTCGGTCATGGTCGGGAAGGTGGCGGCCCTGGTCGAGGGCTTCGAGGGCGTCGATCCACGATGA
- a CDS encoding cobalamin biosynthesis protein CbiG, whose product MTVTVLMVSARAGGLGRRIASGLGDARLVETGGIDDLRAALAAVFAAAGPRAVVFIGAAAIAVRLVAPFLKDKLTDPAVVVVDEAGRYAVSLLSGHMGGGNDLARRVAAVIGAEPVVTTATDGAGLPALEDLMLRFSLAVEDRSSIRAVNSALLDGAGVLVVDGDAARLAAMERAVGRPFVFSSRLPEVTERCGAVAVVTPFVDDPLVRRAGPGVAVLRPREFVAGMGCDRGASPEELEAALMEALSLGGVALKALRNLASVDLKRDEPGLLELAASLGLGIDFFSRRELAAVEPPSGPSPAVMEKIGVGGVAEPAAMLSARTGRIWTKKIKRGRVTAALARAASIS is encoded by the coding sequence ATGACGGTGACGGTGCTCATGGTCTCGGCGCGGGCCGGGGGGCTCGGACGCAGGATCGCCTCGGGGCTCGGGGACGCAAGGCTCGTGGAGACCGGCGGCATCGATGATCTCAGGGCGGCCCTCGCCGCCGTCTTCGCCGCGGCGGGTCCGAGGGCCGTGGTCTTCATCGGAGCCGCCGCCATCGCCGTAAGGCTCGTGGCCCCCTTTTTAAAGGACAAGCTCACGGACCCGGCCGTGGTGGTCGTCGACGAGGCGGGCCGCTACGCCGTAAGCCTCCTCTCCGGCCACATGGGGGGAGGAAACGACCTTGCCCGGCGCGTGGCCGCCGTCATCGGCGCCGAGCCCGTGGTGACCACGGCCACCGACGGCGCAGGGCTCCCGGCGCTCGAGGACCTGATGCTGCGTTTTTCCCTGGCCGTCGAGGACCGCTCCTCCATCAGGGCCGTCAACTCGGCCCTCCTCGACGGAGCCGGGGTTCTTGTCGTCGACGGCGACGCCGCGCGCCTTGCGGCCATGGAGAGGGCCGTCGGCCGGCCCTTTGTCTTTTCTTCGCGGCTTCCCGAGGTGACGGAGCGCTGCGGCGCGGTGGCCGTCGTGACCCCCTTCGTCGACGACCCCCTCGTCAGGCGGGCCGGTCCGGGCGTGGCGGTGCTGCGGCCCCGGGAGTTCGTGGCCGGCATGGGGTGTGACAGGGGAGCTTCGCCCGAGGAGCTGGAGGCGGCGCTCATGGAGGCGCTCTCCCTGGGCGGCGTGGCCCTCAAGGCGCTTCGCAACCTTGCGAGCGTGGACCTGAAGAGAGACGAGCCAGGGCTGCTGGAGCTGGCCGCCTCGCTGGGCCTTGGCATAGACTTCTTTTCACGCCGCGAGCTCGCGGCGGTGGAGCCGCCGTCGGGCCCGTCGCCCGCGGTCATGGAGAAGATAGGCGTGGGAGGGGTGGCCGAGCCGGCCGCCATGCTCTCGGCAAGGACGGGGAGGATATGGACGAAAAAGATAAAGAGAGGGAGGGTCACGGCGGCGCTGGCAAGGGCCGCCTCTATATCGTAG
- the cobJ gene encoding precorrin-3B C(17)-methyltransferase, whose product MDEKDKEREGHGGAGKGRLYIVGTGPGAAEHLTGRARSVLEGVDTVVGYGRYVELLGGLVTGKEVVTTAMTGERDRCEQALRLAGRGRRVALVSSGDAGIYAMAGLVLELLAASGDGGPAVEVVPGVPAFVAAAALLGAPLMHDFASISLSDLLTPWETIERRIEAAAAADFVIALYNPKSRGRVTQLPRSMEIVARHRAPSTPVGVVKNASRPGETVTLTTLGGVGRLYDSIDMSTLLIIGNSTTYEAGGRMITPRGYDVAGAGKDAGHAGRRHGVRARAAGRPFTVCSWPRR is encoded by the coding sequence ATGGACGAAAAAGATAAAGAGAGGGAGGGTCACGGCGGCGCTGGCAAGGGCCGCCTCTATATCGTAGGGACCGGGCCGGGCGCGGCCGAGCACCTGACCGGGAGGGCGCGGAGCGTGCTCGAAGGGGTCGATACGGTGGTCGGCTACGGCCGCTACGTGGAGCTTCTCGGCGGGCTCGTCACGGGCAAGGAGGTCGTCACTACGGCCATGACCGGCGAGCGGGACAGGTGCGAGCAGGCCCTGAGGCTTGCGGGGCGGGGACGCCGGGTCGCGCTCGTGAGCTCGGGAGACGCCGGCATCTACGCCATGGCGGGGCTGGTCCTCGAGCTGCTCGCCGCATCGGGCGACGGGGGGCCGGCCGTCGAGGTGGTGCCGGGCGTGCCGGCCTTCGTGGCCGCCGCGGCGCTTCTCGGCGCGCCGCTCATGCACGACTTCGCCTCCATCTCGCTCTCGGACCTTCTCACCCCCTGGGAGACCATAGAGCGCAGGATCGAGGCCGCCGCCGCCGCCGACTTCGTCATCGCGCTCTACAACCCCAAGAGCCGCGGCCGCGTTACGCAACTGCCCCGCTCCATGGAGATAGTGGCGCGCCACCGGGCGCCGTCCACACCGGTGGGCGTGGTCAAAAACGCCTCCCGTCCCGGCGAGACCGTCACCCTCACGACCCTGGGCGGCGTCGGACGCCTCTACGACTCCATAGACATGTCGACCCTGCTCATCATAGGGAACTCGACGACCTACGAGGCCGGGGGGAGGATGATAACGCCCAGGGGATACGACGTGGCCGGCGCCGGGAAAGACGCCGGCCACGCGGGACGGCGGCATGGCGTCCGCGCCCGGGCGGCAGGGCGGCCCTTTACTGTTTGCTCCTGGCCTCGTCGATGA
- a CDS encoding tetratricopeptide repeat protein, giving the protein MVRTVLYVTVLFLLAAQVVFSHASMTYKSPEEAEAAIHIKTGIHNARMGDYDDAVKEFKKALSLNPEADEAWFNLGLTYMDMGEPAKAVESFEKIYAKAPDDDGLNYNYGVALMKLGRYGEAVTKLEKVLANNPGDEHVKKLIDEARSKQ; this is encoded by the coding sequence ATGGTCCGTACAGTCCTGTATGTCACCGTCCTATTCCTTCTTGCGGCGCAGGTCGTGTTCTCACACGCCTCCATGACCTACAAGTCGCCCGAAGAGGCCGAGGCGGCCATACACATCAAGACGGGCATCCACAACGCCCGCATGGGCGACTACGATGACGCCGTGAAGGAGTTCAAGAAGGCCCTCAGCCTGAACCCCGAGGCCGACGAGGCGTGGTTCAACCTGGGTCTCACCTACATGGACATGGGCGAGCCCGCCAAGGCCGTGGAGAGCTTCGAGAAGATCTACGCCAAGGCGCCCGACGACGACGGCCTCAACTACAACTACGGCGTAGCGCTCATGAAACTCGGCCGCTACGGCGAGGCGGTGACAAAGCTCGAAAAGGTGCTGGCCAACAATCCCGGCGACGAGCACGTGAAAAAGCTCATCGACGAGGCCAGGAGCAAACAGTAA
- a CDS encoding acyl-CoA thioesterase, translated as MEGYAFSMEMSVRDYECDLQGIVNNAVYQSYLEHVRHCYLKSLGLDFAALARRGVNLVVVRVELDYKWPLTSGERFVVGLNMERRSRLRFAFRQDIYRLPDERPVLKGLVIGTGLDASGRPAVPEELDALLPAT; from the coding sequence ATGGAAGGTTACGCCTTTTCCATGGAGATGAGTGTGAGGGACTACGAGTGCGACCTGCAGGGCATCGTCAACAACGCCGTCTACCAGAGCTACCTGGAGCACGTGCGCCACTGCTATCTCAAGAGCCTGGGGCTCGACTTCGCCGCCCTTGCGCGCCGGGGCGTGAACCTCGTGGTGGTCCGCGTGGAGCTCGACTACAAGTGGCCGCTCACAAGCGGCGAGCGCTTTGTCGTGGGGCTCAACATGGAGCGGCGCTCCCGCCTGCGCTTCGCCTTCCGCCAGGACATCTACCGTCTTCCCGATGAAAGACCGGTGCTCAAGGGGCTTGTCATCGGCACGGGGCTCGACGCCTCTGGCCGTCCCGCCGTGCCCGAAGAGCTCGACGCTCTCCTTCCCGCCACCTGA
- a CDS encoding thioredoxin-dependent thiol peroxidase, whose product MTVEAGDRAPDFKLRGIDGDGEEREFTLASFSGRRLVLYFYPRDNTPGCTAEACDFRDRMDSLRAEGVEVAGVSPDSTASHLRFREKQGLNFPLLSDPDRSVAAAYGAYGEKKSYGRTTMGVIRSTFLIGADGRIERVWRNVKARGHAAAVAAAL is encoded by the coding sequence ATGACGGTGGAAGCCGGAGACAGGGCGCCGGACTTCAAGCTCAGGGGAATAGACGGCGACGGAGAGGAGAGGGAGTTCACGCTCGCTTCTTTCAGTGGGCGCCGGCTGGTGCTCTACTTCTATCCCAGGGACAACACGCCCGGATGCACCGCCGAGGCCTGCGACTTCCGCGACCGCATGGACTCGCTCAGGGCCGAGGGTGTGGAGGTGGCGGGCGTAAGCCCCGACTCGACGGCCTCGCACCTTCGCTTCAGGGAGAAACAGGGGTTGAACTTTCCGCTGCTCAGCGACCCCGACCGCTCCGTAGCGGCCGCATACGGCGCCTACGGCGAGAAGAAATCCTACGGCAGGACCACCATGGGCGTCATACGCTCGACCTTCCTCATAGGCGCCGACGGCCGCATAGAGCGTGTGTGGCGGAACGTGAAGGCAAGGGGCCACGCCGCGGCCGTGGCCGCGGCGCTCTGA